GGCAAAAATCTTACTTTTGAAATCGCATTTTTGAAACTCTAAAAATCAAAACTATAAATGGAATTAACAGGAACAGTGATCGCCCTGCTGCCTGAGGTGACCGGGCAAGGCAAAAACGGAATGTGGCGTAAACAGGAATTTATTCTTGAAATACCATCTCAGTACCCTAAAAAAGTCTGCATTTCGCTTTGGGGCGACAAAATTGATCAGGCTGATTTGCAGGTGAACGATTCGGTTACTGCTTCAATTGATGTTGAAAGCCGTGAATACAATTCGCGCTGGTATACCGAAGTGAAAGCCTGGAAAGTAGATAAAAGCGGCGGGCCTGCATCTGCGGGAAACAGCCCGTTACCACCGGTAACCACTTTTAGTGAAGAGGATTCCGACGACCTGCCATTTTAATAAGAACTGATTACCAAAAGCCGGCGAGTATCACAATTCTTGCCGGCTTTGCCATTTAATTGGATTGATACGCCATCGACATGGTGAATTTATCGATCATTTCCTGCGGATGAACTTCCAAAATCCTGGCAAGTACCAGCACTACCAATGTATTTGAAGCGATTTTACGCGGGATGCCGGCTACTGTTGCAAACAGATCGACAGTTACCGACTGTTTTTCATCCAGCAGCTTCATCAATTTCTGCTCTTTATCTCCGTACTGAAAACGAATATCCCGTTCTCCCCTGCCGCGGCGCATAATTTCCTTCATTTCGCGGCTGGCTTGCAAGGATTTGTCTTCAACACGGATGTAAGCCTGCCGCCCGCCCGAATCGTCGACCACGTAGTGCGGCTTGTCAATGCTTCTCGGGATGGTCAGCACCAGCACGTCGCGATCGGCGCTCACGGGAACGCGCTCTTTTTTATAGCTGATTTTGGGGAAAATGTATCTGTCGATCGCGCGGCTCAACGTGTATTCATCTTCTTCGGCATCTTTCAGACCCTTGATGGTCTTATCGTCACCAACTCCGACAAACAACTTGCCGCCGCCACTATTGGCAAAGGCTACTACTTCGCGGACAATCTTCTCGGGATGACTGGATTTCAGTTTGAATTCCGCATGCTCACCCTCTCCTTTCTTTACCAGTTCTTTTAACAATCGAAGCTCCATTAGTAGAATGGATTGATATCTGTTTTGACAAATTCCTCTTCGGTTATATCCTCGTCTCCCTCTATTAACGCTAACAATTTACATTCGTTTCGTCAGATTAAAAAAATATTCAGGACGAGTTTCGTAAAAATGCGGGCTCTATTCAACAAAAAAACGACACCTTTTCAGTGCCGTTTTTCTTAGTATTCATCTTCGTTAAAAAAGAAATCATCTTTGGTGGGATAGTCGGGCCAAATCTCCTCAATGCTTTCATAAGGCTGACCATCATCTTCAAGCTCCTGAAGGTTTTCAACTACTTCTAACGGAGCGCCTGTTCTGATTGCAAAGTCAATTAGCTCGTCTTTGGTAGCTGGCCAGGGAGCATCTTCAAGGTACGATGCGAGTTCGAGAGTCCAGTACATAATATTTTCGCCTATTAATAGTTACTTTACTTTTTTGCAAAAGTAAAAAATTTGACATCTTTTAAAAGCTTAAAGCGAAAAAAAACAAAAATAATTGCTCGCGTAAAAATAATATTTTGTTTTTCAATTTAAAATACTGACAATCAGTCGATTATTACCTCATCTGGCAAGTAATGTTTCGGCTGAGATACCCAGCCCTCTATGCAGCTTCGTATCATTTCTAGGGTTAAGGGCCTTTTCCTATTTAATACCTCCGATACCCGGCTCGCGCTGCCAAAATAGCTGATCAGGTCTTTCCTCTTTAGTCCCCGCTCCTCTAATCTCAATTTAATTGCTTCAACAGGGTCAGGTGAGTTCTATTGGATAATGCTTCAATTCAGATTTGATCTGCTCAATTGTTTTCATAACGTTCAAATGTTCTTGATGTCATTAATCCGATCATATTCTTTGTGCGTACCTATGAATCTGATGTAAGAATTTACATTGAGCTATGCGAAGGTTCAATATTGAGAACTACCTTGACTCTTGCAAATTCTTCATTCTGTTCTTCCCCGGCAACACGCATTCAAAACCTTTTTGTAATTTTCCTCATCATTATAAATATCGAATTATGACCATTGAAGTTTGTGCCTACTCGCTCGAATCCTGCATTAATGCCCAGGCGGGAGGAGCCGGCCGGATAGAATTGTGCGGCGGACTAGGCGAAGGCGGTACCACTCCCAGCGCCGGTCTCATTGAAATCGTTAAACAACATATTGATATCCCCGTTTACGTCATGATCCGGCCCCGGGGAGGCGACTTCGTATATGATTTCTTTGAAGAGGAAATCATGAGAAAGGATATCGATCTTGCGAAAAAACTGGGTGCAAATGGCGTGGTTCTCGGCATTCTTACCGCCGACGGACAAGTGGACGTCGCACGTACCAAAGCGTTGGTAGCATATGCAGCCCCCATGAAGGTAACCTTCCACCGGGCATTTGATCTCACGCCCGATCCGCACAAGGCGCTTAAAGAAGTCATTGAAACAGGTGCCGAGCGGATATTGACATCAGGCCAACAATCGTCTGCTCCTCAGGGCATTGAGCTACTGAGAAGCCTTTCCAAAGCTGCAAACGGCGCGATTGAAATCATGGCAGGCGGGGGCGTGAATGCCGGTAATGCCGCCGAACTCAAAGCGGCCGGCGTGCATGCCCTTCACCTTACTGCCAAAGCATTCCGCCCCGGCCGCCAGAAGTATTTCCCTGAAAATATCTCAATGGCCGGCGAATCTCCCGACGAGCGCTCGGTGATGTATAGTGACCTGGGATTGATAGAAGCTATTGTTCAAGTAGTTTCATGATTTAATGCCTTTATTTTCAAATGCATCCCCCTCTATGAAGTTTGTTAAAGCTTTCATTTCTCTGGCCGTCACCATAGGGCTTGTATATCTTTTAGATAATCCGCTCGGTCCTGCCCCTGCACTAGGGCCGTTCCTTAGTCCGTTCTCGGGCTTTGGACAAAATGGCGAGGGTGCCGCTGATCCGAAAAGTGAATTGATATTAAAGCTCGACAGCCTGCAAAGTGAGGTGGTTATTCGTTTCGATGATACAGGCGTACCCCATATTTTTGCCAAAAATGACTTCGACCTTTTCTACGCACAAGGTTATATTACAGCGAAAGACCGGCTATGGCAAATGGACCTGCAAACCCGGGCTGCATCGGGCCGGCTTTCTGAGATTCTTGGCCGGGTAACGCTGGATATGGATTTACAAAGTCGCCGCCTGGGAATGGGTTATGGCGCGGAGGCGAATTTTAAAATGGCGATGAGTGAGCCTCAATCCCGAACCGCGCTGCTGGGCTACACTGCCGGAGTGAATGCCTATATCAACCAACTTACCCCGAAAGAATACCCGATTGAATTCAAGCTTTTGGGCTATAAACCCGAACCGTGGAAGCCGATCAATACCATGTACATGCTCGAACAAATGACACTCACGCTGGCCGGGAGATCGAATGAACTGGCGATGACAGAGCTGCTTAAAAAGTATGGTAAAGGTATCATCGACAATATATTTCCTGATTATCCCATGCTTCAGGAAAGTCCGGTCATTCCTTCCGGGACTGCCTGGGATTTTGAACCGCTGTCAATTCCCGAAAAAACTGATACTTCCACCAGCCTTGACCAGATCGGGTTTGTGAACAGCCCGCTGAGAATTCTACCCAAATCCAGTCCCAAAGTGGAAGGTATTGGAAGCAATAACTGGGCTGTAAGCGCAGAAAAGTCGATTACCGGCTTTCCCATTCTCGCCAATGATCCGCATTTGGAACTCACACTGCCGTCGATCTGGTACCAGGTACAGCTGCATTCCCCTGAAATGAATGTGTACGGTGTATCCCTGCCCGGCATTCCAAGCGTGATAATTGGATTTAATCAAAATGTAGCATGGGGTGTTACCAATGTAGATGCAGACGTGTTTGATCTTTATAAAATTAGATTCAAAGACGCTTCCCGGTCGCATTACTGGCATGATAACCAGTGGAAACCGACCAGATCGAGAAAAGAGCTGGTATTTATCAAAGGCGAAAAACAGCCCGTCACCGAGGAGGTCATTTACACGCATCACGGGCCGGTCACTGAATTTGACAATTCCGCTGAGAAACTTCCAAATCTGGCCATCAAATGGATTGGTCACGAGCCTGGTAACAGCTTCATGACTTTCTATCAGCTTAACCGTGCAAAAAACTACGACGACTACCGCACCGCATTGGCTAGATATGTGGGTCCTGCGCAGAATTTCGTATTTGCGGATAATAGTAAAAATATCGCATTGACGGTCAATGGTAAGCTTCCTGTCAAATACAGGGAGCAAGGCAAATTTTTACTGGACGGCACTATTCGTGCAGACGATTGGATGGGCTGGATACCGCCGGAGCAAAATCCATTTGTAAAAAATCCGGAACGCGGTTACGTCAGCAGCGCCAACCAGTCGAGTACCGACACTACTTATCCTTACTACATCAACTGGGTTTTTGCACCTTCGGAACGCGGGATCCGGATCAACGAAAGATTGGAAGCAATGTCACAAGCCAATGCTGATAGTCTACGTTCTCTTCAAAATGACAATTTCAGCGTGTTGGCAAGAACCATATTGCCCCGACTGCTTGACGTACTTTCTTCCACCGCATTATCTCCCGGTGAAAAGGCCGCCAAAATCATCCTCACGAACTGGGACTATCAGAATACACCTAACTCCGTCGCAGCAGCCATTTTTGAAGAATGGGTACCTATTATAAGGAATGCAATCTGGGCTGACGAATTTGCCGGCGAACTCCCTACACGCGACCGCACGCTGTACCTGCTTTTAAAACAACCCAATGAAAAATGGTTTGACAATATTAATACGCCTGAAAAGGAAACGATGAAAGATATTGTTTACCAAAGTTTAAAAGCCACACTGGATACGTTGACCTCCCGACACGGCAATATGAGCCCTGCCTGGCAGTGGTCGAAAGTAAAAGGTACCGAAATCAGGCACCTGAGCCGGAGCCTGAAAGCATTCAATGCACCCCCGATCACGACGGGAGGAGGCAGCGGGATCGTGAATGCTACTACTAAAAGGCATGGGCCTTCGTGGCGAATGGTGGTTGAATTAGGTCCGACCCCGCGCGCCTATGGCATTTATCCCGGGGGCCAATCCGGCAACCCCGGCAGTCCATATTATCTGAACCTTTTAAATAAATGGGAAAAAGGCGAACTGAACGAACTGTTGTTCCTGAATTCGCCTGACGAGCAAAATCCACGTTTGACATCCCGTATCACATTACAAGAGAAATAAGGCGACTTATGAATTTCATTATCATCTTGCTGATCACTGCCTTGCTGCAGATTTTTTTACCCTGGTGGGTTATTGCAGTTGTTCCTTTCCTGATTCACATCTGGCGGCCGACGGCTGCATTCAACGCTTTTTGGATCAGCTTTCTCGCAGTTGGTGCACTTTGGCTCGGGTATGGCTACTATTTGCATGTAGTCTCAAATGGCGGTATTTCAGACCGTATTGCGCAGATTTTCTTCTTGCCAAATGGTGTCTTGCTGCTTTTTATAAGCGCCCTCATCGGCGGGCTTATGGCTGGTTCTGCGGGACTTTCCGGTTTTCTGGTCAGGCATATTTTCAATCAGGAACAGCGTAACTAATCATCTTCGGCAGACGCTTTTAAGGGTGTGTGATATTCATTGTACTTAAACACAAATCCTTATCTTTGCGGCTCGTTCAAAAAATATAAACTTTAAAGACGTGAACAATAATACTTCGTTGATCTGGAACATTGTGCTTTCATTGGCCGTAGCAGTACTTTTTTTCCTTCACTTTTCCAGTAAACCATCGGGCGATTCCGGTGCAGTTGCAGATGGTAATGTAGTAGCAGGCCGTAAAACAGTTTATGTTCAAATAGACTCTCTTTTGAAAAATTACGAGTTCTTCAAGGATACCAGAAAAGAACTTGAGAACAAGAATTTCCAACTGGAAAATGAATTGAATACAAAAGGACGTTCACTGCAAAACGAAGTAGCGTTTTTCCAGCAAAAGGCGCAGACGATGACGCCTGAGCAAGCCAGATCAACAGAAGCACAGTTGATGAAAAAACAGCAGGATTTAATGGCCTACCGCGATCAGTCGGCACAGGCACTGGGCCAGGAAGAGGCTAAGAAAAACGAGGAGCTTTACAAAAACATCCGGGCATATATCGATAAATACAATAAAGAAAATGGCTTTGAATTCGTTCTGGGCTATTCTTTAGGCGGTGGTATTCTGTTTGCCAACCCTTCTTTGGATGTAACCCAAAAGATCCTTGACGGATTGAATAAAGAATACAAATCAGATGGTAAACCAGCAGCAGCTGACTCAACCAAGAAGAAATAACAAATAGTATCAGGACCATAAAAAAGCTGGCGGTTCAGATGAACCGCCAGCTTTTTTATGGGTATTGATGTCTAAAATTACACTGCAGAAGAAGAGAACTTCGCGCCAATGTATTCTCTGTTCATACGTGCAATATTTTCCAGACTGATTTCTTTCGGGCATTCCGCTGAGCAAGCTCCTGTATTGGTACAAGCTCCAAATCCCTCGGCGTCCATCTGAGCCACCATTTTCTCTGCGCGAATACTCCGCTCAGCCTGGCCTTGCGGCAACAACGCAAGCTGTGAAATTTTCGCAGAAACAAACAGCATTGCGGAAGCATTTTTACAAGCCGCTACACAAGCCCCGCATCCGATACAGGCAGCCGCAGAAAATGCATCGTCAGCCGATTCTTTTGGAATAGGTAAACTGTTGGCATCCTGCGCATTACCTGTATTTACTGAGATAAATCCTCCCGCAGATATAACCCTGTCAAATGCATCCCGGTCTACTACCAAATCCTTGATCACGGGAAAAGCCGAAGCTCTCCAGGGCTCAACTACAATCGTATCTCCGTCATTGAAAGACCGCATATGCAACTGACAGGTCGTAACTCCTCTCAGTGGTCCATGAGGGCGGCCATTGATATACATGGAGCACGCTCCGCAAATTCCTTCCCGGCAATCGTGATCAAATGACACTGGCTCCTTTCCTTCTTCGATAAGCTGTTCGTTCAACACATCGAACATTTCAAGAAAAGACATATCGGGGGAAACGTGGTCGAGATTGTAATTCTCAAATCCCCCTTGTGTATCGCTATTGCTTTGTCTCCAGACTTTAAGCTTAATATGCATGTTACCTGCACTCATCTTTGTAATATTTAATGATTGTCAATGAACCGTTCGTCTGGCCAACTATCGACGGCCGGTATTCCGGTTATTTATAACTTCTCTGGGCAATCTTAATGTTTTCGTAAATCAACTCCTCCTTATGAAGTTCCCACTCCTCAGGTCCCTTGTGCTCCCATGCTGAAACGAACATATAGTTTTCATCGTCACGCATTGCTTCACCTTCCTCAGTCTGATATTCTTCGCGGAAGTGACCTCCGCAGGATTCGTTTCTTGTCAGGGCATCGATACACATCAACTCGCCTAACTCGATAAAATCAGCCACGCGGTTTGCCTTGTCCAGTTCAGGATTGAAATAGGTTGCTGTTCCCATTACTTTTACATCTCTCCAAAACTCCTCTCTCAGCTGGCGAATCTCGACGATCGCCTCCTTCAAACCCTGCTCATTCCGCGCCATTCCGCATTTATCCCACATGATCTTACCCAGGCGGCGGTGGAAAAGTTCGGGTGATGTTTTACCCTGGATGCGGAGCAGTTTTTCGATACGGTCTCTTACTTCCTGTTCTGTTTTTACAAATGCCTCATGGTCCGTCGAGATTTTGCCGGTCCTGATCTCATTCGCGAGGTAAGCCCCGATTGTATATGGTATTACAAAATAACCGTCGGCCAGACCCTGCATCAGCGCAGAAGCACCAAGACGGTTGGCACCATGGTCGGAAAAATTAGCTTCTCCCAAAGCATACAGTCCAGGTACTGTGGTCATCAGGTTGTAATCTACCCAAAGTCCGCCCATTGTATAGTGAACAGCCGGGTAAATACGCATAGGGACCTGGTATGGATCTTCGCCTGTGATCTGCTTGTACATATCGAACAGGTTACCATATTTCTCTTTCACAACGGCCTTACCCCAGGTGATTATATCCGACTCGGACGCATTATGAATATTATTTTTGTTCGCTTCCGCTTTTCCGTAACGTTCTACTGCTGCGGCAAAGTCAAGGAAAACGGCCAGTTTGGAACTTCCTACACCATAACCCGCGTCACAACGTTCCTTGGCGGCACGCGAAGCGATATCTCTTGGTACAAGGTTACCAAATGCAGGGTAACGCCTTTCCAGGTAATAATCACGCTCTTCCTCAGGAATTTCATTACCCGGGCGCGTGTCATTTTTAGCTTTTGGTACCCAGATCCGGCCATCGTTACGAAGCGATTCGGACATCAAAGTCAGTTTCGACTGATGCTCTCCCGATACCGGAATACAGGTCGGGTGAATTTGCGTAAAGCAGGGATTTCCAAAGTATGCGCCGCGCTTGTGTGCCTTCCAGGCTGCTGTCACGTTACTCCCCATCGCATTGGTCGACAGGTAGAATACGTTCCCGTAACCGCCCGAGCACAGCAATACTGCATGAGCTGCATGTCTTTCCAGCTCACCGGTAATCAGGTTTCTGGCAATGATACCGCGGCATTTACCGTCAATATTTACGATATCCAGCATTTCGTGGCGGTTGTACATTTTAACAGTACCCATGCCAACCTGACGCTGCAAACCTGAGTATGCACCCAGAAGCAATTGCTGGCCTGTTTGACCAGCTGCATAAAATGTCCGCTGAACCTGCGTACCACCAAATGATCGGTTGGAAAGCAAGCCGCCGTATTCACGTGCAAAAGGTACGCCGGCAGCTACACATTGGTCTATGATATTACCTGAAACTTCCGCCAGACGGTGTACATTACCTTCTCTGGAACGGTAGTCGCCTCCTTTGATCGTATCATAAAAAAGACGGTAAACCGAATCACCGTCATTTTGATAGTTTTTTGCTGCATTGATCCCTCCTTGCGCGGCGATCGAGTGCGCGCGGCGGGGGGAATCCTGAAAACAAAAGGCTTTTACTGCATATCCCAGCTCTGCCAGTGTGGCAGCGGCAGACGCTCCTGCCAAACCGGTTCCTATTACGATAATTTCAAGATTACGTTTATTCGCGGGATTTACCAGAGGTACGGAAGAACGGTATTTGCTCCATTTAGTTTCCAGTTGTCCCTGAGGTATTTTGGCATCCAGACGAGAAGAAGTCGCCATATTAATTTTATTTAATCGAAATTTTGAAATGAAAAAAGAACCACCGGCATATACCGGTACCCGTTTTATTTAACCCAACCCAGATATATGGAGATCGGCATCAGCGCAAAAAGAATCGGAACTACGATTGAAAAAGCTGTCCCGATAAAGGAAATAATGCCATTGTACTTCACGTGATTCAGGCCAAGGGACTGGAACGCGCTTTTAAAACCGTGCAGTAAATGCCAGAACAATGAGATACAGCCGGCCACATAAATCAGGACAACCCAGATATTCTGGAAAATGTCGAGCATCATCTGATATAAATTGAGTTCCTCTCCGGTCACGAACTGGTTGGAGCGGTTAGGTATCCAGAAATGCGAGGTGTGAACCACTAAAAAAATCAACAGCAGGGTACCGAGCAAACCCATACTTCTGGAATACCAGGTACTGTTGGCAGAAGCATTATTCACAGCGTAATTGACGGGGCGGGCCTCTCTGTTATTTTTCCAAAGAATAAGCCCGTCTGCAATGTGCAGCAGAAAGCCAGCGACCAGTACGATTTCCAGTGTCCGAATGATCGGGTTGGTACCCATAAAGTGGCCCCAATGCGTAAAAGTTTCGCCACCGTCATTGTAAAAGATCATTGCATTAATGGTCGCATGGATGACCAGAAAACTGATTAAAAATAGTCCGGTAAGAGCCATCAGAAGCTTTTTCCCGATAGAGCTCGTTAACGTTTGTGAAAACCACGACATATGAAAAACAAATGGTTTTAGTGCAAAAAAATGAGGTATATTTAGAACCTTTCAAAGGTATATCACAAACCGTACCGAGGCAATAAAACAAGTTCATTTTTGTGGTATGCCTTATTATTTATAATCATTATGAAGAAATTTTAAGTTGCTTCAATCAGGCGTCGGCTAATGTGTCTGAAATTGGCTTCCGGCCAGGAAAAAACCGCGTTTTGTTTACACAATCCACACACATTTTAAGTCCGATATTTCGTTGAAGCTTATGATCAGGCAAATCCCTAATTTTTTATGTCACTTACTTTACGATCCCTTCTAACTTTCATCTGTTTTGCGGCCTTTCTTTTTTCAGTTTCAGAAGTAAAAGCTACTCACTTCCGGGCTGGAGAAATTACAGCCAAACGTAAGTCTGGCCTGACCTACGAAATCAAGCTATCCGCTTATTTTGACGTTTCACCTGACGGCAAGAATGCGGCAGACGCAGCTACATTTGTGGATTTTTATTTCGGGACCGACGGGCCGAGGCGTGTAGACAGGATACCGGGCACCATTCGCAATATTGGTAACAACACGACTTATAACGAATATATCACAACCTACACCTTCCCATCTGCCAATAAAGCCTATCAGATTTCGGTGCGAATGGAAAATCGTAACGCAAATACGCTGAACCTTAACAATGGAATTGCAACGCAAACGCTTAATTTTTTCGTTCACAGCACTTTGGAGATTAATGCACAATTTGGTAGTAATCAAACTCCCATTATGCTCAATGCGCCCATTGATCTTGCAGCCGTAGGGCAGCGTTATGTCCATAATCCAAATGCATTTGACGCCGATGGCGACAGCCTTGCTTACAAACTATTTGTGCCTCAGCAAAGTGCTGGTGGCGGAGTTGGGGTCAATATTCCGTACAGTCACCCCAGCATGATCGGGGCGCCGGGGCGGACAGAAGCCGGCGCATCACCTGCCACCTTTACCCTCGACGAGAGAACCGGCGACCTTGTCTGGGATGCCCCGGCAATGAAGGGGCAATACAATGTGGCCTTTGTTGTAGAAGAATGGAGGGACGGTTTCTTAATAGGGCAAATTGTGAGGGATATGCAGATTTTGGTGGAAGATGCCCGCAATGACCGTCCTTTGATGGACCCACTGCCCGACCTCTGCGTGGAAGCAGGTACTTTTATCAACCAGCAGGTCAAAGCCACCGACAAGAACGGTGACAGGCTTACACTTACCTCCACCGGAGGGGTGTACCAGAACGGGCTGGTCAAACCTGACCTGGCCGCTTTCAATGTAGCACAGCAGGGCGCACAGAATACCGTCACAGGACAGTTTACCTGGCAGACTTCCTGCGACCATATCCGGCTGGAACCCTACGATGTGCTCTTCAAGGTCGAGGATGCGCCTGCGCCGGGAACGCCCAATCCCGGATTGTTCCGGAAGCTGGTCGATATGACCACATTAAGTATCCGCGTCTACGGGCCCAAGCCCACAGGACTCAGGGCCGTCGCAGCTACCGACCCGGCAGGGACGGCATACCGCCTCAACTGGGATGCCTATAAATGCCAGGTCACAGGCGCAAGGGTCGTTATTTACAGAAAAGAAGGCTGTACGGATATACCCGATGATGTCTGTACCACTGGCATACCACCCGGCTCAGGCTATGAGGAAGTGGCCCGTGTGCCCGTTACCCAGACTACCTACCTGGACAATAATGACGGTGACGGCCTTCGCCCAGGCGTTTCTTACAGCTACCGCCTGGTCGTGATTTTCCCAAGGCCGGGAACTAACGGCACTGAGCCCGGAAGCCTGGTAGGCGGAGGGGAAAGTATGGCTTCTGACGAGTTCTGCCTTAAACTGCCTATCCTGATGCCGGTCATTACCAATGTAACCGTTGATTCCACCAGCGAGACAAGGGGCGTGATCACTGTTAAATGGACCAAACCGGCCGCACCATCGGGACTGCCGGCACAGTACCGCCTGTTCAGGGCTACCGGCCAGGGCGGTACCGACTTCTCACTGGTTGCAACCATCAATACCAACCTGACAGCAGGCGCGGCAGACACCATTTTTGTCGACAGGGCATTGAACACACTGGTCAACCCTTACAACTACAAACTCGAATACTGGACCACACAGGGCGGCAAGCTCGTCAAGTTTGATCAGACAGAGACCGCAAGCAGTGTCCGCCTCGAACAGGGAGCCGCCGAGCCGACACGCGTCAGGCTCAACTGGTCGGCGCTGGTGCCATGGGACAACTCCAACCGTGTACACAGGGTGTACCGCGAGGACAAAACCAAACCCGGCACTTTCAACCGCATTGCAGACGTGCCCGTTGGCCCGGCACAGAACTTTACTTTTACCGATGACGGCGTAGACAGGTATGCGGCCGACGGTACGGTCAATATCACCATCGTCAACGATTCCACCTATTGCTACAAAGTAGAAACCGTCGGTTCTTACAACAACAGCCAGATCAGGCCGGCCGTACTTTATAACTTCTCCCAAATACTTTGCGTATCCTCTTCGGACACCACCAAGCCATGCCCGCCCGTGCTCGCACTCGACCCGCTCAACTGCGATTCGCTCAAGGCACACCCCGATGCTTTTTGTGATTCCCCCACATTTACCAACCACCTTTCCTGGACTTATCCTGAGCAGGTCGACGGAAAAGAGTGCGACCCCAACGTGTCGGCCTATAAAGTGTATTACGCCAGGTATGAGGACGAAACACCGGC
This Dyadobacter sp. UC 10 DNA region includes the following protein-coding sequences:
- a CDS encoding succinate dehydrogenase cytochrome b subunit, which codes for MSWFSQTLTSSIGKKLLMALTGLFLISFLVIHATINAMIFYNDGGETFTHWGHFMGTNPIIRTLEIVLVAGFLLHIADGLILWKNNREARPVNYAVNNASANSTWYSRSMGLLGTLLLIFLVVHTSHFWIPNRSNQFVTGEELNLYQMMLDIFQNIWVVLIYVAGCISLFWHLLHGFKSAFQSLGLNHVKYNGIISFIGTAFSIVVPILFALMPISIYLGWVK
- a CDS encoding T9SS type B sorting domain-containing protein → MSLTLRSLLTFICFAAFLFSVSEVKATHFRAGEITAKRKSGLTYEIKLSAYFDVSPDGKNAADAATFVDFYFGTDGPRRVDRIPGTIRNIGNNTTYNEYITTYTFPSANKAYQISVRMENRNANTLNLNNGIATQTLNFFVHSTLEINAQFGSNQTPIMLNAPIDLAAVGQRYVHNPNAFDADGDSLAYKLFVPQQSAGGGVGVNIPYSHPSMIGAPGRTEAGASPATFTLDERTGDLVWDAPAMKGQYNVAFVVEEWRDGFLIGQIVRDMQILVEDARNDRPLMDPLPDLCVEAGTFINQQVKATDKNGDRLTLTSTGGVYQNGLVKPDLAAFNVAQQGAQNTVTGQFTWQTSCDHIRLEPYDVLFKVEDAPAPGTPNPGLFRKLVDMTTLSIRVYGPKPTGLRAVAATDPAGTAYRLNWDAYKCQVTGARVVIYRKEGCTDIPDDVCTTGIPPGSGYEEVARVPVTQTTYLDNNDGDGLRPGVSYSYRLVVIFPRPGTNGTEPGSLVGGGESMASDEFCLKLPILMPVITNVTVDSTSETRGVITVKWTKPAAPSGLPAQYRLFRATGQGGTDFSLVATINTNLTAGAADTIFVDRALNTLVNPYNYKLEYWTTQGGKLVKFDQTETASSVRLEQGAAEPTRVRLNWSALVPWDNSNRVHRVYREDKTKPGTFNRIADVPVGPAQNFTFTDDGVDRYAADGTVNITIVNDSTYCYKVETVGSYNNSQIRPAVLYNFSQILCVSSSDTTKPCPPVLALDPLNCDSLKAHPDAFCDSPTFTNHLSWTYPEQVDGKECDPNVSAYKVYYARYEDETPALIATVTIPPAPLATTYDHAGLTSFAGCYYVTAVNRFGAESAPSNIVCKDNCPMYVLPNVFTPNGDSKNDIFQPYECPAFVQSLEFKAFNRWGAKVFSTNDVNINWNGKTNAGKDLAAGQYYYEATVYFESSKKQSTPTTIKGWVQIIR